The Brachypodium distachyon strain Bd21 chromosome 4, Brachypodium_distachyon_v3.0, whole genome shotgun sequence nucleotide sequence ACTGAATTTTTGGTTTCGGCGGTTATGCCCACCCTGAGTTGAGagtgaacaaaaaaaatccatctAAATTCAATAGTTATCCAACAGAAGTTTTGAGGAGATTTGACAAAAGTTCAAATTCTTCTTGAATTCACACCTTGCTGAAATATTTCAATACAaaggcattttttttgttcctacTAAATTGGCTTCAAATTTCAAAGGTTTTGGTGAAAAAGAGAAACCTGAACATCGCATGGTCAGGCACAGCGTGCCACATAATTTGGTGTTTGTCGAACATTTATAGCTACAAGATTTGAAGCTGAACAAACAttgatccacatcatgcaTCTTTTGAAATTAAGATTGTTAGTCTCTGGACGGCCATGGAATGTTACTTTGGTTCAATAATTTCCGAGATCTTGAGGTTCAGTTTTTTTCATgaccttttttttgcaaatttcagAAAAGATTATGGGGAAAGTTCCATCCagattcaattttttttttgtcgaaaGCAGCAGCGTCGTgtttcattaattaagaaggAAAGAAGTAAGGGGGCCTCAAcgagggaaaaagaaaactgtaCATACAGAAAGAACATCTAGAACAACTAGGAAAACTTCTGGCGGCCGAACAGAGATCAACAATCATGGCAACAGAGCAGCACCTTTGAAACCGGCAGCCGTCCATGCTGCAAGCTCGTACCATGCCAGCTGACTGAGATGCAAGACTGACCGCTGACCATTGTTGAACACCCGAAGATTGCGCTCCAACCAGATGAACCAGCATCCAAGCATGAGAAGGGTGCTGATCTTGTGCTTCAGCTTCAGATCAAAGAGATGAGAAAGGTCAGCCTGCCACCAGGTGATAAGATCGGGAGACCGCGCAGAACAAAACAGCCGCAGCTGCCCACGTGAGCAAGTGAGGTCCAGAAGCTCATCAAGAAGGAAAAGTTTGAGAAGATGTGGGACGCCGTTTCAGGGTGAATCTGACATAATTGACACATGGCCTGTTGGGCGGGATTCCTTTGATGGCAAGACAGTCCGCAGTGAGACATCTGTTCAGGAAGCAAGCCACATGAAAAACTTGATTTTCGGAGGCACATGAACTTTCCACACAAGGTGGCCTACCACCTATAGAAATCTTTTGAGGAATTGCATATGGTATGCACTTGTGGCAGAGTAGACACCGCTTGTCGATAGCTTCCAAGAGATGGTGTCAATGGTATTAGAGAGGTGAACCGATTGCAGCTGTGCTCCCAAAGATGgacaaattcaaacaaaacaGTAGGAGGCGGTTTATGCTTTATCCTCAAAATCCAGTTCTGATTATGGACACCTTCATGAACAGAGCAATTCCTCCTGGTGGGAGGCTAGGAAAAGAATCTTTCAGCGTGCATTTGTTAATCCAGGGATCGTGCCAGAAGGAGCAGCGTTCTCCATTGCCCACAATAAAAGAAGTGGCTGCATGAAAGACAGAGAGAGTGTCCGAGTCTTTGGCGAAGAATTTAAAGAGCTTAGGATCAGCACCACCCCAGCTGCGCCATAGCCATCGAGCTCTCAAAGCCCGGCTATGGAAGGCTAAGTTGGAAACACCAAGACCCCCCAAAACTAGCGGCGAGCAAACCTTGTTCCAATTCACAAGACTCTTAGCTCCACTAGCATTATCTTTCCCGGACCAAAGGAAAGACCTCCGGAGCttgttgattttcttttaaaGCCCAAGACGTAGCTGGTTAACAACAAACATTTGATAAATGGGGATGGAGGAGATGACTGCCTTAACCAAGACAAGCTTGCCAGCATTTGAGAGAAATAGACCCTGCCAGCCCACTAGCTTCTTCGCAACTTTATCAAATAAAGGCTGAAAATCACTCCTCTTCAATCTCAAGGTGGAGAGCGGCATGCCAAGATATTTGCAAGGGAACACATCTGCCTGGCAGTGGAGAGCCTCAACCGTTTGCAGGATGGTTGCATCATGACATTTAATGTTGTAGAGCTTGCTTTTAGAGAGGTTGATAACAAGGCTAGTGGCACTGCCAAAGACCCGGAGAATACTAGCAGCCACCTCAGCATCTCTTCCAGAGGGATTTAAGAACAACATAGCATCATCAGCATATAGAGAGGTGCGGTGACGGATAGGAGGCGAACCCACCGGCAGAAGAAGCCCTTCTGATTCAGCCACAAATAGGAGAGTGCTGAGGCAGTCCATAACCATAACAAAGAGCAGCGGCGACAGCGGGCCTCCTTGCCTTAAGCCGCGACGATGGTCGATTGGCTCAAAGAGAGCTTGGTTGACAAGGATGCGGGTAGAGGAGGTGCGCAGCAGCATAGCAATCCAAGCAACGCATCGGCGAGGGAAACGACCAAAGGCAATGAGCTTTATTAGAAACTCCCACGACACCGAGTCAAATGCTTTTGAAATATCGAGCTTGAGTAAGAGAGCAGGGCAGTTAGATTGGTGGAGGCGCCGCACTGCCAGTTGAACAGCAACAAAATTATCATGGATACAACACCCTTTGATGAAGGCACTTTGGCAGGTGGACACGAACTCCGGCATGCGAGGTTGGAGACGGATGGCCATCGCTTTGGTTGCGAGCTTGCCGAAGCTGTGCACCAAGCTTATGGGCCTGAAATGGGCCGGCAAGGAAGCATCTTTGGATTTAGGAATAAGAACCATATTAGCAGAATTGATGCGGTGAAGGCCCTGGTCATTAAGATTCCACAGCACGCTGAAGGCGGCCATCACATCATCTCGAATAATAGGCCAGCAAATGTGATAGAATTTTCCATTAAAGTCGTCTGGCCCCGGCGCCTTATCCTGGTTGAGGGAGCACACCACATTGGGAATTTCTTCCTCACAGAAGGGAGCAGCAAGATCGTCAAGGGTGACATCTTGAAACTGAAGAGCCGACAAGTTGATAGATTCTGAACTAGACCCGGGCTGCCTAATTATGGAGGGGAAATATTCATGGATCATATCAATTTTCTGTGCATTGTCTGAGATGCATGCACCGTCGCGGTTGAGGGAAGTGATGGTATTTTTCCCGCGTCTGGCCGAAGCCTTTAGATGGAAAAGCTTGGAGTTGGAGTCTCCCAATTTAAACAAGGTGAATCGCGAGCGCTGGCGCCAGATTGTCCGCTCAAGAGAAGCAATCCCCAAAAACAAAAGCTTTAGGTGCCGGTGGAAAGTCAACTCATGATCAGAGATCGGCCTGCAGTCCCCAGCCTTGTCAAACATGAAAATCAGCTCATTGACAATAGCAGATTGAAGTTTGAGATCTTCTCTGAAATTAGCACTCCACTTTGGGCGTTGGCAGAGGCAGACAGCTTGGCATGCAGCGTAACAATAGGACTTCCAACAGCCGGAGTCGAGTTCCAGGCTGCCGCGACGATCTCAAGAAAATCCTCCTGCTTGGTCCAGAAATTATCAAATCTGAAGCGGAGACACGGTCTGAAATTAGGGTCAGAGATTAGCAGCGGCGGGGCATGATCGGAGACAGCAGTCGAAGCTGCCATCAGAATGCAGTCGGGATGGGCATTATGCAAATGGGAATTAAAAAGAACGCGATCGAGCTTGACTCTGACGTTGCTGCTCTGCTCGTTGCACCAAGTGAAACGCCGCCTAGGACGCCATTCTGCACCGTGAACAGCCCGAGAAGTGAGGTCTCTAGTCCTTCTGCCTCGGTTCTATGCGAGTCTCGCTAGTTCTTGATGTCATCTGGCCAGTATGGCTTAACGTGCTAAGACTACGTACGTACACTTGCGTTTGCCCGTGTGATCGATCGAGGCTTCCTGTACACTTGCGTTTGTCCGTGGCAATGGCATAGATTGTGCCTTTGCACACTGATGATGGTGGGGTCCCTGGGGGTAAGACCGACCATACAGGAAGTCGGTCCAACAGGCCCAGGATGGCGGGCCCATTCGGCTTAGCGGCCTCTGTATCTCCCAGTGGGCTGAACCCGCAATTCAATCGATAAAACAATACAACAATGCAGAGTACAGATCGTAACTTCCCctaaaggaaacaaaaaatacagaCGTTACTGCCGAGCCACGAAACCGGGGCGTTAACGTGAGACGAACAGATTGAGAGACTTTGAGAGTAATGGCTCGCAATATAAAGcacatttgaatatttgaaggAGGTAGCTTGGGAGTCTTGGAGTTGTACAACTAGATTTAAACCTTGCTATATATCTCCTCATCTCTAACTCAAACACAATTGTATCTCTAACACCTTGGGGTCCTCCGTCCGTGTATAAATACAAGCTACTAGCACCCTACCCTCTACCTCCCAACACGATCGACGACTCTGCGTATTGCTACCAATGGCGTCTCCTAAAAGCCCtgctctcctccttctcctacTGGCATCCGTCCTGGCCTTAGCGtccgggcagcagcagcaggagtaCTGCCGGGACACGCTGGGCGGGCTTGAGGCGTGCCACGCGTTCATGTAcgagggcgcggcgcgggcgtccGCCGGCTGCTGCGCGGCGTACAGCGCCGCCTTCGACGCCGACCCGTTCTGCCTCTGCTACATCGCCAACGGCGTCTACGGCCGCTCCACCGGCTACAACGTCAACGTCACCCACGCCCTCGAGATCCCCACCAGCTGCGGCCAGATCGCTCCCCCCATCGACCTCTGCAACAGTAAGTTCAATCTAACCCAGTATTCCAATCTAATCAGTTTAGTTTGGTCTTGCGCTTACTCAATTGGTTACATTGAATCAATGGGGTCTGTTTGGTGTTTGTAGTGCAAGGGCTGGTGCTTCCTCCCTACGGGCCAGCTAACTCTCCGGCGGCTCCTGGACCGGCGCAGGCGCCACTGGCTTCGTCTCCGGCCGCGCAGCCACCTTCAGCTtcaggtatatatatatatacagatCGGTTTATGCACATCGATATCCACTGGGATTTTTGTCTGATCAGAGAGCCTTGATTTGATTTCGTATTGCAGCAGGATCAGTAGAAACGCCACCGTCGACGTTGCTGTCGTctgctcccccgccgccgcagccaacCTCTGGTGGTGCTCGTGATTCTTCAGTGAAGATGGCCTTCGTGTTCTTCGCCGTCGCTTGCATTGTCGCGGCCGTGGCCTGAAGTTGGGACCCACAAGATTCAGAGAGACATGTATAGATTGGGAGTATTAGCTACTAGTAGTACAGATTGAATAGGAATTAGTCGTGTCTAGATTAGGAGTATTAGCTACAGATTAAATTAGAGATTAATAATCGTGTCGACGAACacaattttcttttacttgCAAATATTTGAGTAGAAtttatcatgcatgcatgttctgCTTGCGTATATATGACACATATATAGTAATACTGCGTATACCCAAGTGCACGCATTACAAGAGAAGGTCTTGTGAATGTTATCAGAACATATATCAATCAGGCGTCAGATCATATTATCAGAACATAGATCAATCATGCGTCAGATCATATCTATATAAGCAAGTATTTTTGAATACAAAcacaatgatatcaattttatgtcATGTAATTGTATACTAATActagagtaattcttggtcaaaacaTCGGTCAAAGAAAAGCTAATATGCCCATtgttgttggacggaggtagtacgtATCTGCTGAGGTATCTCTGTCTTTGCATGAATTGGTAATACAGACAACTTTATAAGCAGGTGTGGTAGATTATAACTCTGTTTTAGGTACAATGATTTTGAGGGAGTTTTGTTAGCATATAAATACAAGCAGAAGTGACTACGTCCTACTTTAATTTAGTATAAGCGGCCCTGCCATAAGGAGAAAAAGATAGGATATGCTCAATATTTTGAAACCAATCGTACAAGTAAGTCTCTTCCAGTTTTATTGGTAAAGATTAACGACACAGCTGGTCAGAGTTTAATCCAGCAGAAAAACGATGACAGCAACAGTATTCAGGCAAGGCGGCCATCATGCAGAGCATAGCGATCCAGCACCTTGGCTAACTTTCCTTCAGAACTCCTGGAGGGACCAACAGTATCGAGAGTAGAGAGCAGCTTCCGACTAACATTTCAAGGGTTAGCGCCTTAGCGGCGCAAGGGCAAGGCCCCCAGTCAGCAGCAAATGGGATGTGGAGTTCTCAGCGGGCTTAATGGCTCATACCGAGCTCACGAACGATTTCAAACACAAAAGCGACCACGTGAACGAAGTTTTGCTCATACAGACCGTGCGGACTGGAGCAATTCGCCAGGACCGAACCGGAGGGGTGTAACTGCAAAATGTGCGAAACTGGCAGGTGAGGCCGGCTCTAAGCGTCCTTCTCTTAGCTTAAGACCAGATAACACCGCTGGGACCCACGGAGAAGCAAATTAGACTGCGTGGGTCCCACAAAATTGCCACGTCGGATCATCCTTCAACCTTGGCGGCCCTGCCCGAACATTCTACTCGTACAAAATTTACCCCTCGTGTGCCCtagccagcgccgccgccacggagcTTCGTCGCTGCCACGCACCTGCGCCCCTCGCACGGAGCTGCGTCGCCGCCACGCACCCGCGCAGCCGCCagacacccccccccccagccGACGCCTAGCGTTCCCTTGCTAACCACGCAttcagccgccgccggccaagTCGTGGACTGGAAGGATGGATCGACCGCTTGAAGCTGGAAGCAGGTAATTTCTTCTCTACGGACCttcaattttgtttcttccatGGGGATTTGCTTTAGTTCAGTTCAATTTAGCTGTAGTAGAGCGCGCATTAGTAGATTATTTTTGTGTTCGTTCTAGGACTGATGAGGACGATGGTACTGAGATCGTGCCTGTGAAGTTCCGCCCATGCATTGCGAAGCTTGATGACGGTAGCAAGGATGTAATTGAACGCAATTATATGGTCAATTTGAAAGTTAAAGTGGGGGACATCACAGTCAGGAGATTCATAGAGGAAATTGGGAAAATTGTTCCTTGGGGTAAAGGGCAGGAGGTTGAGTTGTGTTCATATAGGAAGCGGCAGAAGCTTGTGAGAATCACCACTACCCCTCAGCTGGTTGCGGCAATCAAATCGGGGCGGACAGAAGATAACGAGGCTCCAGATGTTAGGATTTATGCGGAGCTAATTAGAGCCTCTGCAGAGTCGGTTGTAGGATATGTTGAATCTAAGGCAGAAGAGGCGGTAAATGATGAAGCATTCCTAGCTAGGAGTTCTCCAGTGAGGGATCCGGAGAATTGGGCCCCGAAACATGTGCCTGCTGATTTGAGACCTGAGGGAGAAGGTCCAAATGTTGATTGGAGCAAAATTATCTTAGAGGAGTCCACAGACTTTGCTCCTGAATTAGTTTCGGAGGCTAAGTTTTTCACTCTTTATGGAATTCCAGTGGACAAGaatgaggaagaaggggcaGAAGCGTCGCCATCCCCGCCTAGGCCGTCAATTAATGTATCTTCTGCAAGTTGTGCTGTTGACGAAGCCGCCTGCAAGAGGCTATTCAAGGAGGCCGGTACTGAGGTGGATGATGACCATGAAGTGGAGCTGCAGTGTGTGTATGACAAAGAGCATCCTGAGTTTGTAGTGGGCAAGATGTGGCCAACAATGAAGGAACTAAAGATGTCTTCAAGACATATGCTGTCAATAAGGAGTTTGCCACATATACTGCCTGGACATCGAAAAGCAGGTACTGTGTGAAA carries:
- the LOC100835443 gene encoding non-specific lipid-transfer protein C6, coding for MASPKSPALLLLLLASVLALASGQQQQEYCRDTLGGLEACHAFMYEGAARASAGCCAAYSAAFDADPFCLCYIANGVYGRSTGYNVNVTHALEIPTSCGQIAPPIDLCNMQGLVLPPYGPANSPAAPGPAQAPLASSPAAQPPSASAGSVETPPSTLLSSAPPPPQPTSGGARDSSVKMAFVFFAVACIVAAVA